In Naumovozyma castellii chromosome 1, complete genome, one DNA window encodes the following:
- the NCAS0A09100 gene encoding amidohydrolase family protein, with protein MTVINKIDTHHHIIPDIYRAMINETGGDKSGWGIPQWNEEYDLQIMDRWGIKKGIFSVSAPGVCIYTDKMKARKAARAINEYQKTLSDKYPDRFVSLGSLPSLLNVEGCLTEIDYAVNHLGVIGFTVFTSYASETPFNGRTVQYLGADIFEPIWKKFNDYKLFIFVHPCPGEAKPISDIMVSCAADFTFETTRTALHLVSSGYKTKYPDIIISLAHAGGTLPMIHDRAALCMAMVDKNTTAEQYEAAFKTFYFDTALSSSKSSLKALFAFADPTHVFYGSDIPWAGESITDSNTKSLQKVLLDEWEDKEEGKKLYDMVCYKNAAALFESRGW; from the coding sequence ATGACTGTGATTAACAAAATTGATACTCACCATCATATCATCCCAGACATTTACCGTGCCATGATTAACGAAACCGGTGGGGACAAAAGTGGTTGGGGTATTCCTCAATGGaatgaagaatatgattTACAGATTATGGATAGGTGGGGTATAAAGAAAGGGATCTTTAGTGTTTCAGCACCAGGTGTCTGTATTTACACTGACAAAATGAAGGCTAGAAAGGCCGCTAGAGCTATCAACGAATACCAAAAAACGCTATCTGATAAATACCCAGATCGTTTTGTCAGTTTAGGGTCTCTAccatctttattaaatgtcGAGGGGTGTTTAACTGAGATCGACTATGCAGTGAATCATCTGGGTGTCATTGGTTTTACGGTTTTCACAAGCTATGCTTCTGAAACGCCATTTAATGGAAGAACTGTCCAATATTTGGGAGCTGATATCTTTGaaccaatttggaaaaaatttaatgacTATAAATTGTTCATCTTTGTTCATCCTTGTCCAGGTGAAGCTAAACCAATTTCCGATATCATGGTATCTTGTGCTGCAGACTTCACTTTTGAAACCACGAGAACAGCCCTTCATTTAGTTTCTTCTGGCTACAAGACTAAATACCCAGACATTATCATTTCCTTAGCTCATGCTGGTGGAACCCTACCAATGATTCATGATAGAGCTGCACTCTGTATGGCTATGGTTGACAAAAATACTACTGCTGAACAGTATGAGGCAGCCTTCAAGACGTTCTACTTTGATACTGCTTTGTCTAGTTCTAAATCATCTTTAAAGGCTCTGTTCGCCTTTGCTGATCCCACCCATGTCTTTTATGGTTCAGATATTCCATGGGCAGGAGAAAGTATTACCGATTCAAACACCAAAAGCTTGCAAAAGGTTCTCTTGGATGAATGGGAAGATAAGGAAGAAGGTAAAAAATTATACGATATGGTCTGTTACAAGAATGCGGCTGCCTTGTTTGAAAGTAGAGGTTGGtaa
- the EXP1 gene encoding Exp1p (ancestral locus Anc_2.308): protein MELVAYFIVLFVVILFLVILPILGNVGNFKIGKPSSGKEKVKSKRQRLKNAINDPNLLKFKLKDEDTKGASSANKFQLDSKTGLKRRVLGNSDNQDPNAFDYDIDELINEDRLEEEAEEAKRVGKFKGKERETYEALV from the coding sequence ATGGAACTAGTCGCATACTTTATTGTACTATTTGTCGTCATCCTCTTTCTTGTGATATTACCTATATTAGGAAATGttggaaatttcaaaataggGAAGCCTTCATCAGGTAAGGAAAAGGTTAAATCTAAGAGACAGCGTTTAAAGAACGCTATTAATGATCCTAATTTACTAAAATTTAAACTAAAGGATGAAGATACAAAAGGAGCCTCTTCTGCCAATAAATTTCAACTGGATTCGAAAACTGGTTTGAAAAGACGTGTGCTTGGAAACAGCGACAATCAGGACCCAAACGCATTCGATTACGATATCGATGAACTTATCAATGAAGACAGGctagaagaagaagctgaagaaGCAAAGAGAGTCGGTAAATTCAAAGGTAAGGAGAGAGAGACTTATGAAGCCCTTGTCTGA
- the NCAS0A09040 gene encoding CDC14 family protein phosphatase (ancestral locus Anc_1.349) — translation MPKSLYLDNTIEFLNGRVYLGAYDYTPEDNDEVIFFTVEDTLFYNSFHLDFGPLNIGHLYRFAVIFHEILNDPNNSDKAVVFYSSASTRQRANTACLLCCYMILVQGWTPHQVLQPLAQVDPPFMPFRDAGYSNADFEITIQDVVYGVWRAKEKKLIDLHTFNLESYEKYEHVENGDLNILTPDIVAFASPQEDIRSHSSTSRSKSHLNQPFRSVLKYFTSHDVGLVVRLNSHLYNKKHFEDVGIKHQDLIFEDGTCPDMSIVHDFIGMTETTIKKGGKIAVHCKAGLGRTGCLIGAWLIYTYGFTANECIGFLRFVRPGMVVGPQQHWLYLHQNDFREWKYTMRVALKASDSLGGMFPLVPLEEYRIQKRNLREVKIDNADMNDNLRDLVITPRKQQSPKKMVKSYSAAVPQNSPGQPRKGQNGENMIEDIDSTNPKSYQARKVTFDNNSDDENNVSRSWERSDRTIQNDEDDNILRQLVPKGKRSISGRRAASNSAGVRKMSGTTKR, via the coding sequence ATGCCAAAAAGTTTGTACTTGGATAATACAATAGAATTTCTAAACGGAAGAGTATATCTCGGAGCATACGATTATACGCCCGAGGACAATGACGAAGTGATATTCTTTACCGTTGAAGACACATTATTTTATAACAGCTTCCATTTGGATTTTGGTCCTTTGAACATTGGTCATCTTTACAGGTTTGCAGTAATATTCCACGAGATCTTGAATGATCCTAATAATTCCGATAAAGCTGTGGTCTTTTATTCATCGGCTTCCACTAGGCAGAGAGCTAATACGGCTTGTCTGTTGTGTTGCTACATGATATTAGTTCAAGGCTGGACTCCTCACCAAGTGTTACAACCATTAGCACAAGTTGATCCGCCATTTATGCCATTCAGAGATGCAGGTTATTCCAATGCAGATTTTGAGATTACAATCCAAGATGTCGTCTATGGTGTATGGCGAgcaaaagagaaaaagCTAATTGATCTTCATACTTTCAATTTAGAAAGTTATGAAAAGTATGAACATGTGGAAAATGGggatttgaatattcttaCACCCGATATTGTTGCATTTGCATCACCTCAAGAAGATATAAGGTCGCATTCCTCTACATCCAGATCAAAATCTCACTTAAATCAACCATTTAGAAGCgttttaaaatattttactaGCCACGACGTTGGACTGGTGGTTAGATTGAACTCGCATTTATATAATAAGAAACACTTCGAAGACGTTGGCATCAAACATCAAGACTTGATCTTTGAAGACGGTACGTGTCCAGACATGTCTATTGTTCACGACTTTATTGGTATGACGGAGACTACTATTAAAAAGGGAGGGAAAATAGCCGTGCATTGTAAAGCTGGCCTGGGAAGAACTGGATGTTTAATTGGTGCCTGGTTAATTTACACTTATGGTTTTACTGCAAATGAGTGTATTGGGTTTCTAAGATTTGTCAGACCGGGAATGGTTGTTGGTCCACAACAACACTGGCTTTATTTACACCAGAATGATTTTAGGGAGTGGAAATATACTATGAGAGTGGCTCTGAAAGCAAGCGATAGCTTGGGTGGGATGTTCCCATTGGTACCTTTAGAAGAATACAGGATCCAAAAGAGGAATTTAAGAGAGGTCAAAATCGATAACGCAGATATGAATGATAATCTTCGAGATTTGGTTATAACTCCAAGGAAACAACAGTCGCCTAAAAAAATGGTAAAATCTTACTCAGCTGCAGTACCGCAAAACTCTCCAGGCCAACCAAGAAAGGGACAAAACGGAGAAAATATGATAGAAGATATAGACTCCACAAATCCCAAATCTTACCAGGCTAGAAAGGTCacatttgataataattcagatgatgaaaacaATGTTTCAAGGTCATGGGAGAGATCAGATAGAACGA
- the AIM22 gene encoding putative lipoate--protein ligase (ancestral locus Anc_1.347), with protein MFRPLLISSNNVMKQGALRYLRRLHENAIPNSKRKENDGEFQDLNEMYSDMFTPNQGTQHQNDGPSVKSEIDELNAELSSMNNFNFEKLSCEKLQQITLKDGKFILRSLSINPYYNLALEDYIFRNTPIDIKDEEKFQSQRLLFYINDKCAVIGKNQTIWKELYLGNLIKKGFEVLRRLSGGGAVVHDLGNVNYSFLTSRDKFKTSFFNELLVKSMSQIDRCSSVTLNKRGDITYMGKKCSGSAFKIARGKAYHHGTMLVSANLSSFHGLLKPDHVNGIEWKCNSVDSVRSEITNIPLSSPQEFIDLCIEGFQREFSSEDQEEIPIYYCDEESATNSQIKETMKTLEDDHWKYFSGPKFTLTLESNQHYVSVEKGLVVQSNNPLLIGKSFKEVAETEPFKTKL; from the coding sequence ATGTTCAGGCCGTTGTTAATAAGTTCAAATAATGTGATGAAACAGGGTGCTCTTCGGTACCTAAGAAGGCTCCATGAAAATGCAATACCTAATTCTAAACGTAAGGAAAATGATGGAGAGTTTCAGGATTTAAATGAGATGTACAGTGATATGTTTACGCCGAACCAAGGAACTCAACATCAAAATGACGGTCCATCCGTCAAATCAGAGATTGACGAACTTAATGCCGAACTTTCAAGcatgaataatttcaattttgagaaattaaGTTGTGAGAAGCTCCAGCAGATTACATTAAAGGACGGTAAGTTTATATTGCGCAGTCTATCAATAAATCCATATTATAACTTGGCATTGGAAGACTACATTTTTAGAAATACACCAATTGATAtcaaagatgaagaaaaattccaaagtCAACGCTTACTATTCTATATTAACGATAAATGTGCTGTCATAGGTAAGAATCAAACAATATGGAAAGAACTTTACTTGGGAAATTTAATTAAGAAAGGTTTTGAGGTTCTTCGAAGATTATCTGGAGGAGGTGCAGTAGTACATGATCTGGGGAACGTAAACTACTCTTTTTTAACTTCAAGAGACAAGTTTAAGACcagtttctttaatgagTTGCTAGTAAAATCGATGAGTCAAATTGATAGGTGCTCTTCCGTCACCTTGAATAAACGTGGAGATATCACCTATATGGGTAAGAAGTGCAGTGGGAGTGCCTTTAAGATTGCTCGAGGAAAGGCGTATCATCATGGAACAATGCTTGTGAGCGCAAATTTGTCCAGCTTCCATGGTTTATTAAAGCCGGACCATGTTAACGGTATAGAGTGGAAATGTAATAGTGTAGATAGTGTACGGTCAGAAATAACTAACATCCCTCTATCTTCTCCTCAAGAATTTATCGATCTCTGTATTGAAGGTTTCCAACGTGAGTTTTCCAGTgaagatcaagaagaaattccaatatACTATTGCGATGAGGAATCGGCAACGAATAGTCAAATAAAAGAAACTATGAAGACACTGGAAGATGATCACTGGAAGTATTTCTCTGGTCCTAAATTTACGCTCACATTAGAATCTAATCAGCATTATGTTTCTGTTGAGAAAGGTCTGGTAGTGCAGAGTAATAATCCCTTATTAATCGGgaaatcatttaaagaagtAGCTGAAACAGAACCCTTCAAGACAAAACTGTAA
- the CHM7 gene encoding phosphatidic acid-binding protein CHM7 (ancestral locus Anc_1.334) → MDGFSESRLESLYKDFRPLQELNHEGYIANINSWRKYLIDTDFGNPNGMIFECGSTFLQSLSRGKLGVPKSIDVVIDSLVQEEYLIPFESFDNGEMYTEELPRLFRWLGISGKSWKRYRSRKNEERLYLKEVKLIKRSVVESRYEDINEEIKKNILEQVSGITDIIFPTFEFYEITNFKKYLKDEQDEFLVMLRYLEVYKHVIIREGATIKIVNHQVLALLNTSPTVITENDRSIAELKAGIININRQVKKIEVDIEGYVKKMHGSAFQSLSRESQKQYLKAKRLSELYLTKLLTYLNTLLSLKKQLDVCSTNNLLFNALNTSKETLKVMNDYVGSAEKVEELLKDVEEEKIRADKISEVLASNDESEENIISDEQLERELNKMEEDMKEQGVVSTLNGDNASTEKLSKELEKLKISTKDENKISTKDDNKIQSEKKEKALEGVLN, encoded by the coding sequence ATGGATGGTTTTTCAGAATCTAGGTTGGAATCGTTATACAAGGACTTTAGACCGTTGCAGGAACTCAATCATGAAGGTTATATAGCCAATATCAACTCATGGAGGAAATATCTTATTGATACCGACTTTGGGAATCCAAATGGTATGATATTTGAGTGTGGATCTACATTTCTCCAATCATTGTCCAGAGGAAAATTGGGCGTTCCAAAAAGTATTGATGTTGTGATAGATTCTCTTGTTCAGGAGGAATATTTGATACcttttgaaagttttgatAATGGAGAAATGTATACTGAAGAATTGCCAAGATTGTTCAGATGGTTAGGTATATCAGGAAAGAGTTGGAAACGTTATAGAAGCCGGAAGAATGAGGAGCGTCTGTATTTAAAGGAAGTTAAACTGATCAAGAGATCTGTAGTTGAGTCAAGATACGAGgacattaatgaagaaataaaaaagaatatacTAGAACAAGTTAGTGGAATCACAGATATAATATTTCCCACGTTTGAATTCTATGAAATTACAAacttcaagaaatatttgaaagacGAACAAGATGAATTTCTGGTCATGCTCCGATATTTGGAAGTTTATAAGCATGTTATCATTAGGGAGGGAGCCACAATTAAGATTGTGAACCATCAAGTACTGGCGCTACTTAATACTTCCCCAACTGTTATTACTGAAAATGATCGTTCTATTGCAGAATTAAAAGCTGGGatcatcaatattaatAGACAGgtgaaaaaaatagaagTGGATATTGAAGGATATGTGAAGAAAATGCATGGGTCAGCCTTCCAATCTCTTTCAAGGGAATCTCAGAAGCAGTATTTAAAAGCAAAAAGGTTGTCAGAACTGTATTTGACTAAGTTATTGACTTATCTTAATACTTTATTAAGTCTAAAAAAGCAATTGGATGTTTGTTCAACCAATAATCTTCTATTCAATGCTCTTAATACATCAAAGGAAACTCTTAAGGTCATGAACGATTATGTTGGGTCAGCTGAAAAGGTTGAAGAGTTATTAAAggatgttgaagaagagaagataCGCGCAGATAAAATAAGTGAAGTCTTAGcttcaaatgatgaaagtgaagaaaaCATAATATCGGATGAGCAACTTGAGCGAGAACTGAATaaaatggaagaagatATGAAGGAGCAAGGGGTAGTGAGTACATTAAATGGGGATAATGCCAGTACTGAAAAGCTatcaaaagaattagagaaattgaagatttcaaCGAAAGATGAGAATAAGATATCAACgaaagatgataataagaTTCAATCTgagaagaaggaaaaagcACTAGAAGGAGTTTTAAATTAA
- the POP4 gene encoding RNase P/RNase MRP complex subunit (ancestral locus Anc_1.346), which produces MDRVQPFIKECLFTKNFDDPNKPIDEKRLQETLLLLPTDGGLASRLKRNKSKSHLDVTKINDESQRIGTKQPNYRQINKNSKIAFKEYINRCKLNRKKTLRIAHEHKLTTKDTLNDYLLENNKELYDSLPTYEKYLPMHEKLWVGYMKEILNIPANLSNSSKLSINGTTAMMKLSMADYNGSILNVSKSRNKNLIGIQGIVIWDSQKSFIVVTRGKLVDQIKCIPKKGTVFNFEIPVNDEDALQFTILGDRFKYRSSDRAGRKFKNRRCDDMLYYVWKEETV; this is translated from the coding sequence atgGATAGAGTTCAGccatttatcaaagaatgCCTTTTTACtaaaaattttgatgatCCAAATAAACCAATCGATGAAAAGCGTTTACAGGAGACATTACTCCTTCTACCTACCGATGGAGGTCTAGCATCCCGTTTAAAGAGGAACAAATCTAAATCTCACTTAGACGTAACAAAAATCAATGATGAATCCCAAAGAATAGGGACTAAACAGCCTAATTACCGCCAGATCAACAAGAATTCGAAGATTGCATTCAAGGAATATATTAATAGATGTAAATTGAACAGAAAAAAGACATTACGTATTGCACATGAACATAAGTTGACTACCAAAGATACTTTGAATGATTACTTacttgaaaataataaagagTTGTACGATTCGCTGCCGACGTAtgagaaatatttaccGATGCATGAAAAGTTATGGGTTGGATACATGAAGGAAATCTTGAATATTCCTGCTAACTTATCAAACTCAAGTAAGTTAAGCATAAACGGCACCACAgcaatgatgaaattatctATGGCGGACTATAACGGGTCGATTTTGAATGTATCCAAGAGCAGGAATAAAAACCTAATAGGAATCCAAGGAATTGTCATTTGGGATAGTCAGAAAAGCTTTATTGTGGTGACAAGAGGAAAATTGGTGGATCAAATTAAATGCATCCCTAAAAAGGGTACTGTATTCAATTTCGAGATTCCagttaatgatgaagatgcaCTTCAGTTTACCATTCTCGGAGACAGGTTCAAATATAGAAGTAGCGATCGAGCTGGTCGCAAATTTAAAAACCGCAGATGTGACGATATGCTTTATTATGTAtggaaagaagaaactgtATAA
- the RTT101 gene encoding cullin RTT101 (ancestral locus Anc_1.343), which translates to MLMESVLHLSNNEKRYNPIVKALDRTFENVSDLLNREEICPLSELDIPSYAALTNMCRIMTQRKIFQSVLSDNSSTEQNKTKKLRPLNQRDIILDFWKYCIQKLTLTNKSFIDHLFVVDPGYFSVGSDNALSNLWYNDYRETINALDPIISYVPSNFPQILADIRRPFIFLEFAEENLVKMVIKTSPNPKEFALSLLPPLYRLKPYNSMIQESSLITLLYKYNVAIEGTSFKSLLHQHIRSLVNSVINEESDDAQAFVNGILMFSKNIMTYSKKIAISLAKVTGDIFVECVLMNKDILDMSLYYVSPSSYDDYTEIGTSENAGYWIITQAFLSYEKRNRLNEYDDIISSLIKKHLNESFKTNHDMLCLLKKADSLSRVAKCPYILYKKIIATEIKEVLGGTLKFEEAYVKQIELFIRKSSNCDITRRGSPERLVAGSTRFFSTPSFLTLYMRSLFRRIILQGPGIIISLTNERYPESRLLDHFREEFGRSTEFEKISDLVENLRVNDELFKRYRLESEKDEIVFEPLVFERQKVPHLFLENTGETVELPKGLSARWESFVNFYKEENKHGSLQKLSPAYNLQHCEVDTPYTLPNGESLTLELTLFQTCVLSLFNEISNLTFKELQNQLKLSVATLQLVLKSFIDIGILYLEDEQYNLRETFSPPLKRVRNGKLRVPLPRLREDLASRTNSSSSTVYTSHTEGLSSQWKQELLKACIVRTLKQASDGLRYDALFDDIKKQISGFSIGEFKDALYDVVNDKFISVVNDVYNY; encoded by the coding sequence ATGCTAATGGAATCCGTACTTCATTTGAGCAACAATGAAAAGAGATACAATCCAATTGTAAAGGCGTTAGATAGAACGTTTGAAAACGTGTCAGATCTGCTTAatagagaagaaatatgTCCATTATCGGAGTTAGACATTCCATCATATGCTGCATTAACGAACATGTGTCGAATAATGACACaaaggaaaatttttcaatcaGTACTTTCAGATAATAGTAGTAcagaacaaaataaaacaaaaaaacTACGACCACTTAATCAGAGAGATATCATATTGgatttttggaaatattgCATCCAAAAATTGACATTAACCAATAAATCCTTTATTGATCACTTGTTTGTCGTAGATCCTGGATACTTTTCGGTGGGATCTGATAATGCCCTTTCAAATTTATGGTACAATGACTACCGTGAAACAATAAACGCACTGGATCCAATAATATCATATGTCCCATCTAATTTTCCCCAAATTTTGGCAGATATTAGGCGGCCGTTCATATTTCTCGAATTTGCAGAAGAAAACCTTGTTAAAATGGTAATTAAAACTTCCCCTAATCCAAAAGAGTTTGCATTATCCCTTCTTCCACCTTTGTACCGACTGAAACCATACAATAGCATGATACAAGAATCTAGCTTGATAACTTTACTATACAAATATAACGTGGCGATTGAAGGTACATCATTTAAATCTCTTCTCCACCAACATATACGATCATTGGTAAACTCGgtaattaatgaagaatcagATGATGCCCAAGCTTTTGTGAATGGTATTTTAATGTTTTCTAAAAATATCATGActtattcaaagaaaattgcCATTTCGCTAGCAAAAGTAACTGGTGATATTTTTGTTGAATGTGTATTAATGAATAAGGATATACTCGATATGTCATTATACTATGTCTCTCCATCGTCCTATGATGACTATACTGAGATAGGAACATCAGAAAATGCTGGCTATTGGATTATCACCCAGGCGTTTTTATCATATGAGAAGAGGAACAGACTAAATGAATATGACGACATAATATCAAGTTTAATTAAAAAACACttaaatgaatcatttaaaACAAACCATGACATGTTATGCCTTCTTAAAAAGGCCGATAGTCTATCAAGAGTTGCAAAATGTCCGTATATCCTGTATAAGAAGATTATTGCAACTGAGATAAAAGAAGTTTTAGGAGGAACATTGAAATTCGAGGAAGCCTATGTGAAACagattgaattatttattcgTAAGTCATCCAATTGCGACATTACTAGAAGGGGATCTCCAGAGCGTTTAGTAGCAGGATCCACCCGGTTTTTTTCTACGCCTTCATTTTTAACACTATACATGCGATCTCTTTTTCGAAGAATAATATTACAGGGACctggtattattatttcgTTAACAAATGAGAGATATCCAGAGTCACGATTACTAGATCATTTCAGGGAGGAGTTCGGTAGATCTACTGAATTTGAGAAAATTTCTGATCTTGTAGAAAATTTAAGGGTTAATGATGAACTATTTAAAAGATATCGGTTAGAGAGTGAAAAAGATGAGATAGTTTTTGAACCATTAGTTTTTGAACGACAAAAGGTTCCCCACTTATTCTTGGAGAACACGGGCGAAACAGTGGAACTTCCGAAGGGGTTAAGTGCTCGATGGGAGAGTTTTGTGAATTTttataaagaagaaaataaacatGGTAGTTTACAAAAATTGTCTCCTGCATACAACCTACAACATTGTGAGGTAGACACACCATATACGTTACCCAATGGAGAAAGTCTTACTCTAGAATTAACCTTGTTCCAGACCTGCGTTTTATCTctttttaatgaaatatccAATTTAACTTTTAAGGAGCTACAGAACCAACTTAAGCTGAGTGTTGCGACTCTTCAATTAGTCTTAAAATCATTTATCGATATCGGCATTTTATACTTAGAAGACGAACAGTATAATTTACGTGAAACCTTTTCACCTCCGCTTAAAAGGGTAAGGAATGGAAAACTGCGTGTTCCCCTACCTCGACTAAGAGAGGATCTGGCATCGAGGACCAACAGTTCTTCAAGCACAGTATATACTAGTCATACGGAAGGGTTAAGTTCACAGTGGAAGCAAGAGCTATTAAAAGCGTGCATAGTTAGGACTTTGAAGCAGGCCTCAGATGGATTGAGGTACGATGCTttatttgatgatattaagaAGCAAATATCAGGATTTAGTATTGGCGAGTTTAAAGATGCTTTATATGATGTCGtcaatgataaatttatctCTGTCGTCAATGACGTCTATAATTATTGA